The genomic segment GAGCATGCTATAAGAAAATTCAACGGTTCTCCGAAGTCTGATTTCATTATGGTCGGAGACCGTAAACATGACATTGTTGGGGCAAATGCGAATGGCATTGATTCAATTGGTGTTAAGTATGGGTATGGTTCACAGGAAGAGCTTGTTCAGGCAAACGCAACCCATTTGGTAGATACTGTCGATGAACTATTTAATCTCCTGTCGCCGTGAGATTCTTATACAGGTAACGGGCGCGAAAATCTCAGAAGGCCATAGGTTTGCAGTTGCATGAAGATGCGTTGTGGACCTCTTGGTTGAGGAAAAATGAAGGCAAACATTTAGTGTTCAAGAATGTAAAAAAATACTTGATCCTGACGCAATGTCAGGTTGTAGGATGAATTTGCCGGCAATATCAATGTGCACGAAATGAGGGGATGATGGCGGAAAAAGAACGATGGAAAGTGGGGAATTGGCGAAGCTGACGGGCATTACGATTCGGGCGCTGCACCATTACGACCAGATCGGGTTGCTTGTTCCTTTTTTGCACTCTGGCGCTGGTCACAGACTGTATTCGGGAAAGGACATCGCTCGTCTGCAACAAATCATTTCTCTGAAGCAGTTGGGTTTTTCTCTGGACGAAATCGGAGAACTGCTTGACAACCCCAGTTTTCGTCCGGACAAAGCAATTCGAATGCAGTTGGATCGATTGGTTCAACAAATCCGAATTCAGGAAGACTTGCGGAGCCGACTGGAGCGTCTATATGAGTTGGTTCAAGCTCAACGAGAACTGACTGGAGAGGAATGGATCAAAATCATCGAGGTGATGAAAATGACGGAGAAGTATTTTACTCCAGAGCAGATGGAGAAACTCAAGAAACAAGGGGAACTTCTGGGAACCGAGAAAATCAAAGAGGTTGAGAACGAATGGCCAAGCCTGATTGCCAACGTACGCGTAGAACTGAAAAAGGGGACGCCTCCTGATAGTCCTGAGGTACAACTGTTGGCCAAGCGGTGGAAAGAACTCGTCAACCTCTTTACAGGCGGCGATTCTAGCATCACGCGATCCGCTGAACAATATTACGCGGAGAACCCGGACCGAGCAGCGGAATTCGGCATGGATAAGGAGTTGTGGCAGTACATCTCGAAGGCCATGGCCACCAGTTTAGTGACTGAACGACCCCCAGTAAGATGCAGGATAATTCTACAACAGGCCCTTGGTTCTTCACTTCCCAGAACCAGGGCTCCTTTTTATGCTGTTTCCCAAGCATCAATACTTTTCCCCGCATGGGTGTATACTAACGGTAAATCCATCCAGAGAGGATGATTCAACCGTGAACTCCAACAACGGCGGCCACAAATTCACCAACCGCCTGATCCACGAAAAATCGCCGTATCTCCTTCAGCACGCCCATAATCCAGTCGACTGGTACCCTTGGTGCGACGAAGCGTTCCGTATCGCTCGCAGGTTCAACCGGCCAATCCTTTTGTCCATAGGCTACTCGTAGCCCTGCGGGGCTACGAGTGGCAATATACGGGAATGGAGTAATATATGGACCTGTCACTGGTAGCGGGTCCGTAAACTACTCCTGAAGAGTACATAGAGGCAAGTTGGGTACGAATGCAATCATTTGAACGTTTTATGGATAGACCAGAATGGGTTGGCGTACGCGGCCGATGTCTAGCTTTATACCTCTGGAAATTAACTTTGGTGAACATAATCTAGGAAATTCAGGTGTGGGGTATAGCTCATTACGGAACGCCGTTTACACCTCGGTTCCAGCCAATTGGTAAGTTTTCACTCAAACAATAAAGCAGCGAGAATTCGAATTACACGATACAGACAAAGTAAACTTATGGAAAACAAAAAGGTCAATAAACTAATCAGAATTTGAAAAAGTATATGAACGTGAGTATCAGCAAAAGCTGTTTCTACAATGGATCCGACAGTTAGGAAAAGGGTGGCCGATATAGCGCGCATCATATACGATAAAATGTCGTGAAATGCACTGTTGGATGTTCGTTTAAGCTGCTTTAGTTGACTAATAATTTTCTTGTCTTCAAGCGCATACAACAATGTAAGTGCCGTGGATAAGAAACCAACTGAAATTGCACCGAATGTAACAAGGTCAGTTAGAATGTCCTTTAGATTTTGCAAAGGACCTAGGTCCAAAGCGTGGTATATGACAAAAACACCTATGCCCATGCCGGAACTAATAAGAAGTGGATATCTACGCTCAAATTTATATCCCACAATGTATCAATCCCTGCCGGCCACATTTTGAGCTTGAATCTCTGCCCTTCTTTTGTTATACGCATCTTCAAGAAAAATGTACATCTGCTTGGGAAACAAACGATTACGTCTTGTAGGATTAAAGGGATTTGTTTCGATCATTCGGTCATGCAGTAGATCAATGGGTAAAAGGGGACTCTCATCCTGCTCTCGGCCAGTCACCCGTAAGGCAGACACATATTCGCGATTTGCCAGCATCGATTCGATTAATCGACGAATCCCTCGAGGCAAAAGTGTTTCACCTCGAGCTCTTTCAGCTTTGATTTCGATGTTGGCTTTTCCACCGTCCAATTCACGCAAGAACTTTATCATTGCACTTGTGGCTTCATCAGAGTTATCAAAAATTTGAACATTTGATGGGGCTGCGAAGGAGACTTGTAATGTTCGAATTATATTTTGCCTCGTCATACGCTGCAAAGCATCAGTTGTTAAATATGGTGGTAATTCAAATTCGGCCCTCTGAATGAAATTCGAGAGATATTCGCGTAAGGCACCCGACTTGATACCGTAGTGGTTATACTGCATAACCAGTGTTTTAGAATTCTGGGAAGGATCATAGAGGAAAGACGAGCGTTCACCCACACCTTCGTCCTCTGCTAATGAAAAATCTTCGACGCTGCCGTCCAACCGTGCCTTTTGCGGGATTGCGTTCATTCTTATTTTGGTAATTGTTCCAAACCAAATTCCATCTCTAAGTTCTATTTCATTTACATTTCCGTATTCTTTCCACACCTTACGAGTTCGCTCTTCAACAGGTGTACTCGAAATTTGCTGAAATACGAAATCCAGAGATGCACTACTCGGTTCATCCACCCGATAAAAGTCAATTGTAATCGTCAATTTCTCATCCCCAACCCTATAGCATGTCCAAACACTAGTCGTTAGAAACTACGTCATTCCAATATGTTGCTTCGTTGTAGAAGGCTGCTTCCGAAAGCAATCGAAGGTGATGTTTCAAGTCTATGGGCAGTCTCGTAAAATTCACCCATTCATGGTTGCAACTTTATTTTAACAGGACTGCAGAATACACTTCGTGTATAGTAAGGGATCTGCGGCATTGGTATCGGGTTTTGAGAGCACTACAATATGTGTTGTCACATTCATGACGCTCATTGAATATTTCGATGCATTTCTGCAACTTTCTCCTTCGACAAACCAGTATGTTGTGCAACTGTCTCCATATCCATGCCGGACGCTAACAGGTTCCTCGCGATGTTTTCTGCTGCTTGTAATGCACCTTTTTCTCCTGCCTCTTGCGCCCGCAGTTCTGCCTCACGAACAGCGGCAGCATCATCTAAAATGACTTTTCGGCGAGATTCGTACTCAGACCAGGCCCGAGGGTCACGGCTAATGTCTTCCCATTCTGCAAAGGCTTTCTTCATGACGGAATCCTGCATTGCAATCGCCTCCAATTCTCGACGGATGTCTTCATTTTCTCCAGCTTCCAAGAGTAGCAACCAACGGACGAGCAAGTCTTCATGAAGGTTGAGAGCTTTCTTGCGCCAGTTCACCATAAGTTTCGAGATCTCCATGAAATGGATTTCCAAGACATCGGTGAGCAAGAATTTTTCTTCATCCTCAAATAGGTGGAACGTTGTATGGTATCGTTCGGTTGGTTTTACGAATCGAAAATTCAAGATGTTAATCGTAATGGTCTTCGCCAACTCTTTGTAGCCCATTCCTTCGTTCAATTGACCTGAATAGATTCGCGACCAGTAATACAGTGTGCGTTTCTCCATATCATACCGATTTGCGAGCTGAATTTCGATATTGATCCGCGCACCGTTTTCCGTACGTGCGTGAATGTCCAGAACCGATTTCTTGTCGTCCAAATGTTTAGGTTCCAGTTCTGAATTCAGAATTTCAATGGACGTGATGCGATCGTGCTCTGGAAGTTTCAGAGTCGCGTTGAGGAAGGCAATGAGGATTGGCTCATTTCCCTGTTTCCCAAACAACTGTTTGAAAGCAAAATCGACCTTTAAATCCATCAACGGCATCACAATACCACACCTTCATCATCGCTTGAACACATTTTACCATATCACTTGGCCTTAGTCTTTAGAAGTGCACAGTCATCGAAACTTCACCTGAATGTCGACTTCACCCCCGTTTCGCCTGTATTCGATCCGCCCAATGATCAGCTTCATAAGTCGGTTTCGTTCCTGCACGTCG from the Ferroacidibacillus organovorans genome contains:
- a CDS encoding MerR family transcriptional regulator produces the protein MESGELAKLTGITIRALHHYDQIGLLVPFLHSGAGHRLYSGKDIARLQQIISLKQLGFSLDEIGELLDNPSFRPDKAIRMQLDRLVQQIRIQEDLRSRLERLYELVQAQRELTGEEWIKIIEVMKMTEKYFTPEQMEKLKKQGELLGTEKIKEVENEWPSLIANVRVELKKGTPPDSPEVQLLAKRWKELVNLFTGGDSSITRSAEQYYAENPDRAAEFGMDKELWQYISKAMATSLVTERPPVRCRIILQQALGSSLPRTRAPFYAVSQASILFPAWVYTNGKSIQRG
- a CDS encoding HAD hydrolase-like protein, encoding EHAIRKFNGSPKSDFIMVGDRKHDIVGANANGIDSIGVKYGYGSQEELVQANATHLVDTVDELFNLLSP
- a CDS encoding DUF6731 family protein, translating into MTITIDFYRVDEPSSASLDFVFQQISSTPVEERTRKVWKEYGNVNEIELRDGIWFGTITKIRMNAIPQKARLDGSVEDFSLAEDEGVGERSSFLYDPSQNSKTLVMQYNHYGIKSGALREYLSNFIQRAEFELPPYLTTDALQRMTRQNIIRTLQVSFAAPSNVQIFDNSDEATSAMIKFLRELDGGKANIEIKAERARGETLLPRGIRRLIESMLANREYVSALRVTGREQDESPLLPIDLLHDRMIETNPFNPTRRNRLFPKQMYIFLEDAYNKRRAEIQAQNVAGRD
- a CDS encoding Rpn family recombination-promoting nuclease/putative transposase; protein product: MMPLMDLKVDFAFKQLFGKQGNEPILIAFLNATLKLPEHDRITSIEILNSELEPKHLDDKKSVLDIHARTENGARINIEIQLANRYDMEKRTLYYWSRIYSGQLNEGMGYKELAKTITINILNFRFVKPTERYHTTFHLFEDEEKFLLTDVLEIHFMEISKLMVNWRKKALNLHEDLLVRWLLLLEAGENEDIRRELEAIAMQDSVMKKAFAEWEDISRDPRAWSEYESRRKVILDDAAAVREAELRAQEAGEKGALQAAENIARNLLASGMDMETVAQHTGLSKEKVAEMHRNIQ